The Bombus vancouverensis nearcticus chromosome 12, iyBomVanc1_principal, whole genome shotgun sequence genome contains a region encoding:
- the LOC117160846 gene encoding B9 domain-containing protein 1 has product MSVEGEFFLSITGSIEHAEFYDVDNAYCKYGFHFGPEWSVVAGIEEGLTQMCKCSSDPRNLAVWNFPLEVTFKSTNPHGWPQLIMSVYGLDIFGHDVIRGYGVCHLPLKTGQHEKRISVYVPESSSTLQRFAAWLTGRRPELIDPAILASGDGRELTRMRVEGIVTVTFNVVLKDFFKLGYNNGEQRNK; this is encoded by the exons ATGTCAGTCGAAGGTGAATTCTTCCTCTCGATCACAGGATCCATCGAACACGCGGAGTTTTACGATGTTGACAACGCCTACTGCAAATACGGATTTCACTTTGGTCCCGAATGGAGCGTAGTTGCC GGTATCGAGGAAGGTTTGACGCAGATGTGCAAATGCAGCAGCGATCCACGAAATCTGGCAGTCTGGAATTTTCCGCTAGAAGTCACGTTCAAGAGTACTAACCCGCATGGAT GGCCACAGTTAATAATGTCTGTTTATGGCTTGGATATCTTCGGCCACGACGTCATCAGAGGATATGGAGTGTGTCATTTACCGCTGAAAACAGGTCAACACGAGAAAAG AATATCCGTGTACGTGCCGGAGTCCTCCTCGACGTTGCAACGATTTGCGGCCTGGTTAACCGGAAGAAGGCCAGAACTAATTGATCCGGCGATATTGGCTTCTGGTGACGGAAGGGAAC TCACGCGCATGAGAGTGGAAGGTATTGTTACCGTAACATTCAACGTGGTGCTGAAAGATTTCTTCAAGTTGGGCTACAACAATGGCGAGCAACGTAACAAGTAA
- the LOC117160842 gene encoding aconitate hydratase, mitochondrial, whose amino-acid sequence MSYCTRILRDQKLAIFAIDIQQRCFSVSALNFAANKVAMSKFDKDTYLPYDKLEEKLKVVKKRLTRPLTLSEKVLYSHLDEPDKQEIVRGTSYLRLRPDRVAMQDATAQMAMLQFISSGLPKVAVPSTIHCDHLIEAQMGGEKDLKRAKDINKEVYNFLKTAGAKYGVGFWNPGSGIIHQIILENYAFPGLLMIGTDSHTPNGGGLGCLCIGVGGADAVDVMANIPWELKCPKVIGVKLTGTLKGWTSPKDIILKVAGILTVKGGTGAIVEYFGPGVDNISCTGMATICNMGAEIGATTSIFPYNYRMQDYLKATGRADIAAAADMHKKSLLTADPNAKYDQLIELDLSTLEPHVNGPFTPDLAHPISKLGDAAKKNGWPNEIKVGLIGSCTNSSYEDMGRCANIAKQALDHGLKAKSAFNVTPGSEQIRATIERDGIAEILRNFGGTVLANACGPCIGQWDRQDIKKGDKNTIVTSYNRNFTGRNDANPATHAFVTSPELVTALSIAGRLDFNPVTDKLKGKDGKEFLLKDPFGDELPSRGFDPGMETYDAPPVDGSSVKVDVSPTSERLQLLEPFDKWDGKDLTDMTILIKVKGKCTTDHISAAGPWLKYRGHLDNISNNMFIGAVNAENSEMNKVKNQLNGEWGKVPDVARHYKKNNVKWVAIGDENYGEGSSREHAALEPRHLGGRAIIVKSFARIHETNLKKQGLLPLTFANPSDYDKIQPTDKISLLGLNDLAPGKPVKAEIKHKDGKVDAISLNHTMNEQQISWFKAGSALNRMKELASGK is encoded by the exons ATGTCGTATTGCACCCGAATCCTTCGGGATCAG AAGCTCGCTATCTTTGCGATAGACATCCAGCAAAGATGCTTCAGCGTGAGCGCGTTGAATTTTGCCGCCAACAAGGTGGCAATGTCCAAATTCGATAAGGACACCTACCTTCCGTACGACAAATTAGAGGAAAAACTTAAAGTGGTGAAGAAAAG GTTGACCCGACCGCTGACACTGTCCGAAAAAGTTTTGTATTCCCATCTCGATGAACCCGACAAACAAGAAATCGTCCGTGGTACTAGCTACCTCAGGTTGCGACCTGATCGTGTGGCTATGCAAGATGCCACTGCCCAGATGGCCATGTTACAATTTATTAGTTCTG GACTACCAAAAGTCGCCGTACCTTCCACTATTCACTGTGACCACTTGATCGAAGCCCAAATGGGTGGCGAGAAAGACTTGAAACGCGCCAAAGACATCAACAAGGAAGTGTACAATTTCTTGAAGACAGCTGGTGCCAAGTATGGCGTTGGTTTCTGGAACCCAGGCTCCGGTATCATCCATCAAATCATTCTGGAAAACTACGCTTTCCCAGGTCTATTGATGATCGGTACCGACTCTCATACACCTAATGGCGGTGGTTTGGGCTGTCTGTGCATCGGTGTGGGTGGTGCTGATGCCGTCGACGTAATGGCTAACATACCATGGGAATTAAAATGCCCCAAAGTCATCGGAGTGAAACTGACCGGAACCTTGAAAGGATGGACCAGCCCTAAGGACATAATCTTGAAGGTAGCTGGTATCTTGACAGTCAAAGGAGGAACTGGAGCGATCGTAGAATACTTTGGACCTGGTGTCGACAATATTAGCTGTACCGGAATGGCGACTATTTGCAACATGGGTGCAGAAATTGGTGCTACTACCTCAATCTTCCCGTACAATTATCGTATGCAAGACTATCTGAAGGCCACTGGACGAGCTGACATCGCTGCTGCCGCGGATATGCATAAAAAAAGTCTCTTAACTGCCGATCCTAATGCTAAATACGATCAACTGATCGAATTGGATTTGTCTACCTTGGAACCACATGTCAATGGACCGTTTACGCCTGATCTCGCTCATCCCATTTCAAAATTGG GTGATGCTGCCAAGAAGAACGGCTGGCCGAACGAGATCAAGGTTGGCCTGATCGGTTCCTGCACAAACAGTTCTTACGAAGATATGGGCCGATGTGCGAACATCGCCAAACAAGCTCTCGATCACGGTTTGAAAGCAAAATCTGCGTTTAACGTTACACCAGGATCTGAACAGATCCGTGCTACCATCGAACGCGACGGAATT GCGGAGATCCTTCGAAACTTCGGCGGCACTGTATTGGCTAATGCTTGCGGACCTTGCATCGGTCAATGGGATCGTCAAGACATCAAGAAGGGAGATAAGAACACGATCGTCACTTCGTACAATCGAAATTTCACGGGAAGAAACGATGCCAACCCCGCGACTCATGCTTTCGTCACTAGCCCTGAACTCGTCACTGCCCTTTCGATTGCCGGCCGATTAGACTTTAACCCTGTTACCGATAAACTCAAGGGCAAGGATGGGAAGGAATTCCTTCTCAAAGATCCGTTtg gtGATGAACTTCCAAGCCGCGGTTTCGACCCTGGCATGGAGACGTACGATGCTCCTCCAGTTGACGGTAGCAGTGTCAAGGTCGACGTAAGCCCGACGAGCGAACGATTACAGTTATTAGAACCATTCGACAAATGGGACGGCAAAGATCTCACCGACATGACTATTTTAATCAAAGTCAAAGGAAAATGTACCACTGATCACATTTCGGCTGCTGGTCCATGGTTGAAGTATCGTGGTCACTTGGACAATATCTCCAACAACATGTTCATTGG AGCTGTAAATGCCGAAAATAGCGAGATGAACAAGGTAAAGAATCAGCTAAATGGTGAATGGGGAAAAGTTCCGGATGTTGCCAGACATTACAAGAAAAATAACGTCAAATGGGTAGCCATTGGTGACGAAAACTACGGAGAAGGTTCGTCTCGAGAACACGCAGCTCTTGAACCAAGACATCTCGGTGGCCGTGCCATTATCGTCAAGAGTTTTGCCCGTATCCACGAGACCAACTTAAAGAAACAAGGACTGTTGCCTCTGACTTTTGCCAATCCTAGTGATTACGATAAGATCCAGCCTACCGATAAAATCAGTCTTCTGGGATTGAACGATCTGGCGCCTGGCAAG CCAGTAAAAGCAGAAATCAAGCACAAGGATGGCAAAGTGGACGCTATATCCCTGAACCACACCATGAACGAGCAACAAATATCCTGGTTCAAAGCAGGGTCGGCTCTGAATCGGATGAAGGAGCTCGCTAGTGGAAAGTAA